A single region of the Bacteroides luhongzhouii genome encodes:
- a CDS encoding DUF362 domain-containing protein has protein sequence MAYVISDDCIACGTCIDECPVEAISEGDIYSINPDVCTDCGTCADVCPSEAIHPAE, from the coding sequence ATGGCATACGTAATTAGTGACGATTGTATTGCTTGCGGAACTTGCATTGACGAGTGTCCGGTAGAAGCTATCTCTGAAGGTGATATCTATTCTATCAACCCAGATGTATGTACTGACTGTGGTACTTGTGCAGATGTTTGTCCGTCTGAAGCAATTCACCCGGCTGAATAA
- a CDS encoding START-like domain-containing protein — MKKEKIHLEYLLNATSKNILWGAISTPTGLEDWFADKVVSDDKIVEFHWGKTELRKAEIIAIRSFSFIRFRWQDDENERDYFEIKMTYNELTSDYVLEITDFAEPDEVDDMKELWESQVAKLRRTCGF; from the coding sequence ATGAAAAAGGAAAAGATTCATTTGGAGTATTTGTTGAATGCAACGTCTAAAAATATTCTTTGGGGAGCTATTAGTACACCGACCGGGTTGGAGGACTGGTTTGCCGACAAAGTTGTTTCTGACGATAAAATAGTAGAGTTCCATTGGGGGAAGACAGAACTGAGGAAAGCAGAGATTATTGCCATTCGCTCTTTCTCTTTTATCCGCTTCCGTTGGCAGGATGATGAAAACGAACGTGATTATTTTGAAATCAAGATGACTTATAATGAGCTGACTAGTGACTATGTGTTGGAAATTACCGATTTCGCAGAGCCGGATGAAGTGGATGATATGAAAGAATTGTGGGAGTCACAAGTAGCTAAATTAAGAAGAACTTGTGGTTTTTAG
- a CDS encoding peptidase U32 family protein yields the protein MIKQRKIELLAPAKNLECGIEAINHGADAVYIGAPKFGARAAAVNSLEDIESLVRHAHLYNARIYVTVNTILKEEELKETEEMIHALYRIGVDALIVQDMGITKLNLPPIPLHASTQMDNRTPEKVKFLWEAGFRQVVLARELSLREIKKIHESCPEVPLEVFVHGALCVSYSGQCYVSQACFGRSANRGECAQFCRLPFSLVDADGKVIVKDKHLLSLKDMNQSDELEQLLDAGASSFKIEGRLKDVSYVKNVTAAYRQKLDAIFARRPEYVRASSGTCSFEFKPQLDKSFSRGFTHYFLHGRDKEIFSFDTPKSLGEEMGTMKEARGNYLTVAGLKSFNNGDGVCYIDEQGRLQGFRINRVDSNKLYPQEMPRIKPRTTLYRNFDQEFERVLSRKSAERKIAVRMLLADNNFGFSLTLTDEDNNSVTITLPREKELARTPQTDNLKTQLSKLGNTPFEAKEIKISFTDNWFLPASVLADFRRQAIDRLITARRINYRQELSVWKSTNHAFPQTTLTYLGNVMNTRAASFYQEHGVQQIAAAYEKEAVEDAVLMFCKHCLRYSMGWCPIHQRVRSPYKEPYYLVSNDGKRFRLEFDCKNCQMKVKVAQ from the coding sequence ATGATAAAGCAGCGTAAAATAGAACTTCTCGCTCCGGCGAAAAACCTGGAATGTGGCATTGAAGCTATCAACCATGGTGCAGATGCAGTATATATCGGTGCTCCGAAGTTCGGTGCCCGTGCGGCGGCTGTGAACTCATTGGAAGATATTGAATCATTGGTGCGGCATGCCCATTTGTATAATGCACGTATTTATGTCACGGTCAATACGATTCTGAAAGAAGAAGAGTTGAAAGAGACGGAGGAGATGATTCATGCGCTTTATCGGATTGGCGTAGACGCGCTGATTGTGCAGGACATGGGAATCACGAAGTTGAATCTTCCTCCGATACCGCTTCATGCCAGTACACAGATGGACAACCGTACACCGGAAAAAGTGAAGTTCCTTTGGGAGGCAGGTTTCCGACAAGTAGTCTTGGCGCGGGAATTATCATTGCGTGAAATAAAGAAGATACATGAAAGTTGCCCGGAGGTACCTTTGGAGGTATTTGTGCATGGGGCACTTTGTGTCAGCTATAGCGGGCAGTGCTACGTCAGCCAAGCCTGTTTCGGTCGCAGCGCCAACCGGGGAGAATGTGCGCAATTCTGCCGTTTGCCTTTTAGTCTGGTAGACGCGGACGGGAAAGTGATTGTCAAAGACAAGCACCTGCTTTCCCTGAAAGATATGAATCAAAGTGACGAACTGGAGCAATTGCTGGATGCCGGAGCTTCATCGTTCAAGATAGAGGGACGACTGAAAGACGTTTCTTACGTGAAGAATGTAACGGCTGCATATCGTCAGAAGTTGGATGCTATCTTTGCCCGTCGTCCGGAATATGTACGGGCTTCTTCGGGTACGTGCAGTTTCGAGTTTAAGCCGCAATTGGATAAGAGTTTCAGTCGTGGATTCACACATTATTTCCTGCATGGACGTGACAAAGAGATTTTCTCTTTCGATACTCCCAAGTCGTTGGGCGAAGAGATGGGAACCATGAAAGAGGCTCGGGGCAACTATCTGACGGTTGCTGGACTTAAATCCTTTAATAATGGAGACGGTGTTTGTTATATCGACGAGCAGGGACGTTTGCAGGGATTCCGCATCAATCGGGTGGACAGTAACAAACTGTATCCACAGGAAATGCCTCGCATCAAGCCTCGTACCACATTGTATCGTAATTTCGACCAGGAATTTGAACGAGTGCTTTCCCGTAAATCTGCCGAAAGGAAAATCGCAGTGCGAATGTTGCTTGCCGATAATAATTTCGGTTTCTCTTTGACATTGACTGACGAAGATAATAATAGCGTCACAATCACCCTTCCACGTGAGAAAGAGCTGGCCCGAACTCCACAGACGGACAACCTGAAAACGCAACTGTCTAAATTGGGAAATACGCCTTTCGAAGCAAAAGAAATAAAAATCTCTTTTACCGACAACTGGTTTCTGCCGGCTTCGGTATTAGCCGATTTCCGCCGGCAGGCAATCGACCGGTTAATAACTGCCCGTCGAATTAATTACCGTCAGGAATTGTCGGTATGGAAGTCAACCAATCATGCTTTTCCACAAACGACGCTAACCTATTTGGGGAATGTCATGAATACTCGTGCGGCTTCTTTCTATCAGGAACATGGGGTGCAACAGATAGCGGCGGCTTACGAAAAAGAAGCGGTGGAAGATGCGGTACTGATGTTCTGCAAACATTGTTTGCGTTATAGTATGGGGTGGTGTCCTATCCATCAACGGGTGCGTTCACCTTATAAAGAACCCTATTATCTGGTGTCAAATGACGGCAAACGTTTTCGTCTGGAATTTGATTGTAAGAATTGTCAAATGAAAGTAAAAGTGGCTCAATGA
- a CDS encoding pyridoxal phosphate-dependent aminotransferase, translated as MNQLSDRLNSLSPSATLAMSQKSNELKAQGVDVINLSVGEPDFNTPDHIKEAAKKAIDDNFSRYSPVPGYPALRNAIVEKLKKENGLEYTAAQISCANGAKQSVCNTILVLVNPGDEVIVPVPYWVSYPEMVKMAEGTPVIVSAGIEQDFKITPEQLEAAITPKTKALILCSPSNPTGSVYTKEELAGLSAVLAKHPQVIVIADEIYEHINYIGAHQSIAQFPEMKERTVIVNGVSKAYAMTGWRIGFIAGPEWIVKACNKLQGQYTSGPCSVSQKAAEVAYTGTQEPVKEMQKAFQRRRDLIVKLAKEVPGFEVNVPQGAFYLFPKCDAFFGKSNGERKIADSDDLAMYLLEEAHVACVGGASFGAPECIRMSYATSDENIVEAIRRIKEALAKLK; from the coding sequence ATGAATCAATTATCAGATCGTTTGAACAGCTTGTCGCCGTCGGCGACGCTTGCCATGTCGCAAAAGAGCAACGAGCTCAAGGCACAGGGTGTTGATGTTATTAACTTAAGTGTAGGAGAACCGGATTTTAATACTCCTGACCACATCAAAGAAGCTGCGAAAAAAGCCATAGATGATAACTTTTCTCGTTACTCTCCAGTACCGGGTTATCCGGCTTTGCGCAATGCTATTGTTGAGAAACTGAAAAAAGAAAACGGTCTGGAATATACAGCCGCTCAGATTTCGTGTGCAAATGGTGCCAAACAATCTGTTTGTAATACAATCCTTGTATTGGTAAATCCGGGTGACGAAGTTATCGTGCCGGTTCCTTACTGGGTGAGCTACCCGGAAATGGTGAAAATGGCAGAAGGTACTCCCGTAATTGTTTCGGCAGGTATCGAACAAGATTTCAAGATTACTCCGGAACAGTTGGAAGCAGCCATTACTCCGAAGACGAAAGCATTGATTCTTTGTTCTCCGTCTAATCCGACAGGTTCTGTATATACAAAAGAAGAATTGGCCGGATTGTCTGCAGTATTGGCTAAACATCCGCAGGTGATAGTAATCGCTGACGAGATTTACGAACATATCAATTATATCGGTGCGCATCAGAGTATCGCTCAATTCCCTGAAATGAAGGAACGCACAGTGATTGTAAACGGTGTATCCAAGGCTTACGCTATGACAGGATGGAGAATCGGTTTCATTGCCGGTCCGGAATGGATTGTAAAAGCTTGCAACAAGTTGCAAGGTCAGTACACTTCAGGTCCTTGCTCTGTTTCTCAAAAAGCTGCTGAAGTGGCATATACAGGAACACAAGAACCGGTAAAAGAAATGCAGAAAGCATTCCAACGCCGTCGTGACCTGATTGTGAAGTTGGCTAAGGAAGTTCCGGGATTTGAGGTAAACGTTCCGCAAGGTGCTTTCTATCTGTTCCCGAAATGCGATGCTTTCTTTGGAAAGAGCAACGGTGAACGTAAGATTGCAGATTCAGATGATTTGGCAATGTACTTGCTTGAAGAAGCTCACGTGGCTTGCGTAGGTGGTGCCTCTTTTGGTGCTCCTGAATGTATCCGTATGAGTTATGCTACAAGCGATGAAAATATCGTAGAGGCTATCCGTCGTATCAAAGAAGCATTGGCTAAGTTGAAATAA
- the metA gene encoding homoserine O-acetyltransferase MetA: MPLNLPDKLPAIELLKEENIFVIDASRATQQDIRPLRIVILNLMPLKITTETDLVRLLSNTPLQVEISFMKIKSHTSKNTPIEHMKTFYTDFEQMRHEKYDGMIITGAPVEQMDFEEVTYWDEITEIFDWARTHVTSTLYICWAAQAGLYHHYGVPKYPLKEKMFGIFEHQVLEPFHSIFRGFDDCFYVPHSRHTEVRREDILKVPELTLLSESKDAGVYMAMARGGREFFVTGHSEYSPLTLDTEYRRDLDKGLPIEMPRNYYIDNDPEKGPLVRWRAHANLLFSNWLNYFVYQETPYNINDIK, encoded by the coding sequence ATGCCTTTAAATTTACCCGATAAACTACCTGCGATAGAGCTTTTGAAGGAAGAAAATATTTTTGTGATCGACGCTTCCCGCGCTACGCAACAGGATATTCGTCCGCTACGGATTGTGATTCTGAACCTGATGCCGTTGAAGATTACAACGGAAACAGACTTGGTGCGCTTACTCTCCAATACACCTCTTCAAGTGGAGATTTCATTTATGAAGATCAAGAGCCACACGTCAAAGAATACGCCGATAGAACACATGAAAACGTTCTATACAGATTTCGAACAGATGCGTCACGAGAAGTATGACGGCATGATTATCACCGGAGCTCCTGTAGAGCAGATGGACTTCGAGGAGGTGACCTATTGGGATGAGATTACGGAAATCTTTGATTGGGCACGTACGCATGTCACTTCTACCTTATATATATGCTGGGCTGCGCAAGCCGGGTTGTACCATCATTATGGAGTCCCTAAATATCCGTTGAAAGAGAAGATGTTCGGTATCTTTGAACATCAGGTATTGGAACCTTTCCACTCCATCTTCCGTGGTTTTGATGATTGTTTCTATGTGCCGCATAGCCGTCATACGGAAGTACGCAGGGAAGACATTCTGAAAGTTCCGGAACTGACGTTGCTTTCCGAATCGAAAGATGCCGGTGTCTATATGGCAATGGCACGGGGTGGTCGTGAATTCTTTGTCACGGGACACTCTGAATATTCTCCGCTGACACTGGACACGGAATACCGTCGCGATCTCGATAAAGGCTTGCCGATAGAGATGCCCCGCAATTATTATATAGACAATGATCCTGAAAAAGGCCCGTTGGTACGTTGGCGTGCTCATGCCAATTTGTTGTTCTCCAATTGGCTGAACTACTTCGTTTATCAGGAAACACCTTACAACATCAACGATATTAAATGA
- a CDS encoding LptF/LptG family permease: MLRIKKLDIFIVKSFLMLFIGTFFICLFIFMMQFLWRYVDELVGKGLEMSVMAQFFFYSALTLVPVSLPLAVLLASLITFGNFGERYELLAMKAAGISLLKIMRPLAFFVCGLVGVSFYFQNVVGPIAQAKLGTLILSMKQKSPELDIPEGVFYSEIKDYNLKVAKKNRKTGMLYDVLIYSMKDGFEKARIIYADSGRLEMTADKQHLWLHLYSGDLFENLKAQSMKSENVPYRREEFREKHTIIEFNSDFNMVDGEIMGKQSSAKDMAQLQSSIDSMTVVGDSIGRQYYREVAEGNFRPSYGLTKEDTIKIEKADIHEYNVDSLYEVASLTQKQKVISSAVSRAENVANDLGFKKFTMENNDYSIRKHKTEWHKKITISLSCLLFFFIGAPLGGIIRKGGLGMPVIVSVLVFIIYYIIDNTGYKMARDGKWIVWMGMWTSSAVLAPLGIFLTYKSNKDSVVLNADAYINWFKKIVGIRSVRHLFKKEVIIHDPDYARLTGDLEQLSAECKAYAARKRLEKAPNYFKLWMASEDDNEVMAINEKLEALVEEMSNTKSATLIGALNNYPVISVSAHVRPFHIYWLNLVAGVIFPIGLFFYFRIWAFRVRLAKDMERIIKNNEQIQFIIQKINK, from the coding sequence ATGCTACGCATAAAGAAATTAGATATATTCATCGTAAAGAGCTTTTTGATGCTCTTTATTGGTACATTCTTCATCTGTCTGTTCATATTCATGATGCAGTTCCTGTGGAGATATGTAGACGAATTGGTCGGGAAGGGATTGGAGATGAGCGTAATGGCTCAATTCTTCTTTTATTCCGCATTAACACTAGTGCCAGTATCGTTGCCATTGGCGGTGTTACTGGCTTCTTTGATTACTTTCGGTAACTTTGGCGAGCGTTATGAATTGCTTGCGATGAAAGCTGCAGGTATTTCCCTCCTTAAAATCATGCGTCCGCTTGCTTTCTTCGTTTGTGGGCTTGTCGGTGTCTCATTCTATTTCCAAAATGTAGTAGGTCCTATCGCCCAGGCTAAGCTGGGAACCCTGATCCTTTCGATGAAACAAAAATCTCCGGAGCTGGATATTCCGGAAGGGGTTTTCTATTCTGAAATCAAAGACTATAATTTAAAGGTAGCTAAAAAGAACCGGAAGACCGGTATGTTATATGATGTGCTGATTTATAGTATGAAAGATGGCTTTGAGAAAGCACGTATTATATATGCTGATTCCGGGCGTTTGGAAATGACCGCGGATAAACAGCATCTTTGGTTACATTTGTATAGCGGAGATTTATTTGAGAATCTGAAAGCCCAAAGTATGAAATCGGAGAATGTACCTTATCGACGCGAGGAATTCCGGGAAAAACATACCATTATTGAGTTTAATTCCGATTTCAATATGGTTGACGGTGAGATCATGGGTAAGCAGTCCAGTGCTAAGGATATGGCACAGTTGCAGAGTTCCATAGATTCAATGACGGTAGTGGGCGACAGTATCGGGCGACAGTATTACAGGGAAGTGGCAGAAGGAAACTTCCGTCCTTCTTATGGATTGACAAAGGAAGATACGATCAAAATAGAAAAGGCGGATATTCATGAATATAATGTAGACAGTCTTTACGAAGTAGCCTCTTTAACGCAGAAACAGAAGGTGATTTCTTCTGCTGTCAGTCGTGCGGAGAACGTGGCTAACGATCTTGGGTTCAAGAAATTCACGATGGAGAACAATGATTATAGTATTCGAAAACATAAGACGGAATGGCATAAGAAGATAACGATTTCACTTTCTTGTCTGCTGTTCTTCTTTATCGGAGCTCCGTTGGGGGGTATTATCCGTAAAGGAGGTTTGGGAATGCCGGTAATCGTATCAGTGTTGGTGTTTATCATTTACTATATCATTGATAATACAGGATATAAAATGGCCCGCGATGGTAAGTGGATTGTTTGGATGGGAATGTGGACGAGTAGCGCGGTTCTTGCCCCATTAGGAATCTTCCTTACTTATAAATCGAATAAAGACTCTGTGGTGCTTAATGCAGACGCCTATATCAACTGGTTTAAAAAGATTGTGGGAATTCGTAGTGTACGCCATTTATTTAAGAAAGAAGTGATTATTCATGATCCTGATTACGCACGTCTGACTGGTGATTTGGAACAACTATCGGCAGAGTGTAAAGCGTATGCCGCCAGGAAACGATTGGAAAAAGCACCGAATTACTTTAAGTTGTGGATGGCGAGTGAGGATGATAACGAGGTGATGGCAATCAATGAAAAGTTGGAAGCGTTGGTTGAAGAAATGTCCAATACGAAATCTGCCACTTTGATCGGTGCATTAAACAATTATCCGGTTATTTCCGTTTCTGCTCATGTGCGCCCGTTCCATATATATTGGTTGAATCTGGTAGCCGGAGTCATTTTCCCTATCGGTTTATTTTTCTATTTCCGTATCTGGGCGTTCCGTGTTCGTCTGGCTAAGGATATGGAACGGATTATAAAGAACAATGAACAAATTCAATTCATCATACAGAAAATCAATAAATAA
- a CDS encoding bifunctional 3,4-dihydroxy-2-butanone-4-phosphate synthase/GTP cyclohydrolase II, whose translation MKETIKMDRIEDAIADFKEGKFVIVVDDEDRENEGDLIIAAEKITPEKVNFMLKHARGVLCAPVTVSRCKELDLPHQVSDNTSVLGTPFTVTIDKLEGCTTGVSASDRAATIQALADPTSTPATFGRPGHINPLYAQEKGVLRRAGHTEATIDMARLAGLYPAGALMEIMSEDGTMARLPELRQMADEHGLKLISIHDLIVYRLKQESIVEKGVEVNMPTEHGKFRLIPFRQKSNGLEHMAIFKGTWSEDEPILVRVHSSCATGDILGSQRCDCGEQLHKAMEMIEKEGKGVVVYLNQEGRGIGLMEKMKAYKLQEDGMDTVDANICLGHLADERDYGVGAQILRELGVHKMRLLTNNPVKRVGLEAYGLEIVENVPVETVPNPYNERYLRTKKERMGHTLHFNK comes from the coding sequence ATGAAAGAGACTATTAAAATGGATAGAATAGAAGACGCGATTGCCGACTTCAAAGAAGGCAAGTTTGTCATAGTAGTGGATGATGAAGACCGCGAAAACGAAGGCGACTTGATTATTGCAGCTGAAAAGATAACTCCCGAAAAAGTAAATTTCATGTTGAAACATGCACGTGGCGTACTTTGTGCACCTGTCACAGTGTCTCGTTGCAAGGAGTTGGATTTACCGCATCAGGTAAGTGACAATACTTCCGTGTTGGGAACTCCTTTTACGGTTACCATTGACAAACTGGAAGGTTGTACAACAGGTGTTTCCGCTTCCGACCGTGCCGCTACTATTCAAGCGTTGGCCGATCCGACTTCTACACCGGCTACTTTCGGTCGTCCCGGACATATCAATCCGTTGTACGCGCAAGAAAAAGGAGTACTTCGTCGTGCCGGACATACAGAAGCTACGATTGATATGGCTCGTCTGGCAGGACTTTACCCGGCGGGTGCCTTGATGGAAATCATGAGTGAAGACGGAACAATGGCACGTTTGCCCGAACTCCGTCAGATGGCAGACGAACACGGACTGAAACTGATTTCTATCCATGATCTGATCGTTTATCGCCTGAAACAGGAATCCATTGTAGAAAAAGGAGTGGAAGTAAACATGCCTACCGAACACGGAAAGTTCCGTCTGATTCCTTTCCGCCAGAAATCAAACGGATTGGAGCACATGGCTATATTTAAAGGAACATGGAGTGAAGACGAACCTATCTTGGTACGTGTCCATTCCTCTTGTGCTACTGGAGATATCCTTGGCTCACAACGTTGTGACTGTGGCGAGCAGCTGCATAAAGCGATGGAAATGATCGAAAAAGAAGGAAAAGGCGTGGTGGTTTACCTCAATCAGGAAGGACGCGGCATCGGTCTGATGGAAAAGATGAAAGCATATAAGTTGCAGGAAGACGGTATGGATACTGTTGACGCGAATATTTGTTTGGGACACCTTGCCGACGAACGTGATTATGGAGTAGGCGCACAAATCCTTCGTGAGCTGGGAGTACACAAAATGAGACTTTTGACAAATAATCCGGTGAAACGTGTTGGTTTGGAAGCATACGGATTGGAGATAGTAGAAAATGTACCTGTTGAAACAGTTCCTAACCCGTATAATGAACGATACTTGAGAACAAAGAAAGAAAGAATGGGGCATACTTTACATTTTAATAAGTAA